A window of Gemmatimonadales bacterium genomic DNA:
GCGTCCGCGGACCTCGTGGGGCAGGTCGTCGCCGACCGCTACCACATCACCAAGAAACTCGGCGAGGGCGGCATGGGTGCCGTGTACCTCGGCGAGCACGTGAAGATGGGGCGCAAGAGCGCCATCAAGGTGATGACCCAGGCGATGGTGCACGACCCCGACGCGGTGAGCCGCTTCAACCGCGAGGCCGCCAACGCCAGCCGCATCTCGCACGCCAACGTCTGCCAGATCTACGACTTCGGCGAGACGAGCGACGGGCTGATCTACCTCGCGATGGAGTTCATCGAGGGGTGCGCGCTCACCGACCTGGTCGACCGCGAGGGCGCCCTCCCGCCGGCGCGCGCCGCCGCGATACTCAAGCAGGCGGCCGATGCGCTCCAGGCCGCACACGACCTCAGCATCGTCCACCGCGACCTCAAGCCCGACAACATCATGATCGTCGAGGGCCGCGACGGCACGGACATCGTGAAAGTCGTGGACTTCGGCATCGCGAAGGCGATGGCGGGGGACGAGACCGGCCAGAAGGTCACCAAGACGGGTCTGGTGGTAGGCACGCCCGAATACATGAGCCCCGAGCAGCTCTCCGGCGACAAGCTCGACGGGCGGAGCGACATTTACTCGCTGGGGCTCGTGCTTTACCGTATGTTGACCGGCGTGCTGCCGTTCCAGGCCGACAGTGCGCAGGAGACGATGATCAAGCGACTCACCGACGACCCGACGCCGCTGGTGGACTCGCGTCCCGACATCGTCTTCCCGGACACGATGCAGGCCGTCCTCGACAAGGCGCTCGCGCGGTCGCCCTCGGAGCGTTACCAGAGCGCCGCCGAGTTCGGGCGCGACACGATGGAGGCGGTCGCGGGGCTGGCGGTGCCTTCGACTCGGGTGGATGTCGCGCCAGCGAACGTCGCGACGCAGCTGATGACCGAGGACCACGTCGAGGAGCTGACCAAGAACGTAGCCGCCAAGAAGAAGGTGGCCCCCGCGGCGGCCGCGGCCGCTCCGGCGCCCGCGAAGAAGTTCCCGCTGGTGCCGGTCTTGGGCGGAGTGGGCGGGGTGGCGGTGCTGGGCGCGGTGGCGGTCCTGGCGATGGGCCGAGGTAGGGGCGACAATGTGACCGACTCTGCGCAGACGCAGCATCCGAACTCGCTCCAGGTGGCAGCCGCGAACCCGAACACGACGCCGACGGTCGGGCGGCCCATTCCGAACAACCCGCCGCGGCCCCGGCCCGATTCAGGCGGGGTGAACAACCCACCCCGGCCGGATACCGCGGGCCGCGCCAACCCGCCGCCGGCGCCGGGGGCAGTGTCCATCGCCGATTCGCTGCGGCAGATGGACGATCTCGTGGACGCCCAGAGCTGGGACGCCGCACGGCGGACCGGCACGTTCATTTGGACGTCAGCGGCCGCAAGCGGCTCCCAGAAGGCACGCGCCGCGCGCACTATCGCCAACACCTTCGGTGAACAAGGCAACAACGATCAGATGATCAATTGGTACCGAAACTCGCTTCGCTACGACCCCAACAACGCGTCCGTCCTCGATATCCTGAACCGGCTGGGGGTCAATCCGTGAGCGACGCTCCGGTGAAGGTCGAAGTGTTCGGCCGGACCGACGTCGGCCAGGCGCGGGACCACAACGAGGACAGCTTCCTCGTCGCGGACCTGTCGCGGCGTAACGCCTCGCTCCAGCCCGAGGTGCGGGAGCACGAGGTCGGGCCGCGTGGCTCGCTCTTCATCGTCGCGGACGGAATGGGCGGCGCTGCCGCGGGTGAGATCGCCAGCGACATGGCCATCGACACGGTCTACAACCATATGGTCGCGGAGTGGGGTAGTGACCAGGAGAACACCGAGCAGCGCTTCGCCTACCGGCTGAAGGAAGCGGTCGAGTTGGCCAACCAGAACATCCACGAGTTCGCCAAGACCCACATCGAGCACCGCGGCATGGGGACGACGACCACCGCCGCCGGCGTCTATCAGGGCGCGCTCTACCTCACCCAGATCGGCGACAGCCGCGGTTACCTCATCCGTCACGGCAAGATCACGCAGATCACCAAGGACCAGTCGTTGATGCAGCGGCTGGTCGACGCCGGCGAGCTCACCGAGGAGGAGGCCGCCGTCAGCGAGCGGCGCAACATCATCCTCCAGGCCCTCGGCCCCGACCCGCACGTGAAGGTGGACCTGACCCGTCAGGACCTCCGCAAGGGCGACCTGCTGGTGATGTGCTCCGACGGGCTGTCGGGCCTGGTGAAGAACGACGACATCCTGCGGATCGTGACCCAGAACACCGAGCTGGTCGCGATCTGCAAGGAGCTCATCGACCTGGCGAACACCCGTGGAGGCCCGGACAACATCACGTGCATCGTCGCAAGATTCGGCGGCGAGGCGCTCCCCGACACGGACGGCAACGAGCCGGTGGGCCATCAGGTCTACCCGCTCCTCGACACCGAGTCCACGACCGAGCCGGTGCCGATCTACCAGCCTGAGACCGACTCCAGCGCGCGCAGGACGGAGGCGGTCGCGCCGCCGCAGCCTGCCCCGCAAAAGAAGAAGTGGTGGCCGTTCTGATCGCCGGCGGCGCTGAGCAGCGGTTCGTATCGTGAAGTGCGAGATCCGCATAGTCTCGGGGGCCCGCGCCGGGCAGCACGACGTCTTCGACAAGTCGTACATCGGCATCGGCAGGCACCCGCTCTC
This region includes:
- a CDS encoding Stp1/IreP family PP2C-type Ser/Thr phosphatase, yielding MSDAPVKVEVFGRTDVGQARDHNEDSFLVADLSRRNASLQPEVREHEVGPRGSLFIVADGMGGAAAGEIASDMAIDTVYNHMVAEWGSDQENTEQRFAYRLKEAVELANQNIHEFAKTHIEHRGMGTTTTAAGVYQGALYLTQIGDSRGYLIRHGKITQITKDQSLMQRLVDAGELTEEEAAVSERRNIILQALGPDPHVKVDLTRQDLRKGDLLVMCSDGLSGLVKNDDILRIVTQNTELVAICKELIDLANTRGGPDNITCIVARFGGEALPDTDGNEPVGHQVYPLLDTESTTEPVPIYQPETDSSARRTEAVAPPQPAPQKKKWWPF
- a CDS encoding protein kinase; the encoded protein is MKTCPVCGRDFPDNVKFCPNDGQTLRAKSASADLVGQVVADRYHITKKLGEGGMGAVYLGEHVKMGRKSAIKVMTQAMVHDPDAVSRFNREAANASRISHANVCQIYDFGETSDGLIYLAMEFIEGCALTDLVDREGALPPARAAAILKQAADALQAAHDLSIVHRDLKPDNIMIVEGRDGTDIVKVVDFGIAKAMAGDETGQKVTKTGLVVGTPEYMSPEQLSGDKLDGRSDIYSLGLVLYRMLTGVLPFQADSAQETMIKRLTDDPTPLVDSRPDIVFPDTMQAVLDKALARSPSERYQSAAEFGRDTMEAVAGLAVPSTRVDVAPANVATQLMTEDHVEELTKNVAAKKKVAPAAAAAAPAPAKKFPLVPVLGGVGGVAVLGAVAVLAMGRGRGDNVTDSAQTQHPNSLQVAAANPNTTPTVGRPIPNNPPRPRPDSGGVNNPPRPDTAGRANPPPAPGAVSIADSLRQMDDLVDAQSWDAARRTGTFIWTSAAASGSQKARAARTIANTFGEQGNNDQMINWYRNSLRYDPNNASVLDILNRLGVNP